In Desulfomonile tiedjei, one DNA window encodes the following:
- a CDS encoding universal stress protein, with protein sequence MKRTKRKITALLNAITFAEAGDHETAREYLQELSESAEGEPGEIRTGASAQVHKKGLSEKVRDHMAAVAFAEAGETRVAESMVHAEPKPQSVLLVIDGDAPDSNAIGYAVSLCKRMSLEMEILHVIAGPKKKSRSGSSGPADERAAERIQELSKQMEREGIPFKTAIRTGDANQLLYDYANRHKEVFLVIYDSPRARGNSAEGKVWQRIVDGISRRLSIPLVTVMGKQSSA encoded by the coding sequence ATGAAGCGTACGAAGCGTAAAATCACAGCGCTGCTGAATGCAATAACTTTCGCGGAAGCCGGAGACCATGAAACTGCAAGAGAGTATCTTCAGGAACTGTCTGAATCGGCAGAAGGCGAGCCAGGAGAGATTCGCACCGGCGCCTCTGCACAGGTGCATAAAAAGGGCCTCAGCGAGAAGGTTCGAGATCACATGGCCGCTGTGGCGTTTGCGGAAGCGGGTGAGACCCGCGTGGCAGAGAGTATGGTCCATGCCGAGCCAAAGCCGCAATCAGTGCTTTTAGTTATCGATGGCGACGCTCCGGACTCGAATGCCATTGGTTACGCGGTAAGCCTGTGCAAAAGGATGAGCCTGGAGATGGAAATCCTTCACGTCATAGCCGGACCCAAGAAGAAGAGCCGCTCCGGGTCGTCCGGTCCGGCCGATGAGCGAGCCGCGGAAAGAATCCAGGAACTATCAAAGCAAATGGAACGTGAGGGTATTCCGTTCAAGACCGCAATTCGTACCGGCGATGCCAACCAACTGCTGTACGACTACGCGAATCGGCACAAGGAAGTGTTTTTGGTAATCTATGACTCACCCAGGGCAAGAGGAAATTCAGCAGAAGGGAAGGTCTGGCAAAGAATAGTTGACGGCATTTCCCGCAGACTCTCAATCCCTTTGGTCACGGTAATGGGCAAACAATCGTCAGCTTAG
- a CDS encoding HAMP domain-containing protein, which produces MRATRFSIRHKVIIGVAAVYLLMAAAITGSYYFMRLLEDKIGYLEDVSKLEESVLEMRRFEKNFFLYGDSQSLRTALYHLERVKGLLAKNVNKIIGLSSPEMTSEFARELDDYQRLLQECSNLAGEATCPPEARSGYETKIRTTGSSIAQFSETVAKRKRDSIKQTMSTTVQLLWLGFAVVGIGLAAVGSFLLVKVTKPLKLLENSTEKIARGDFEPIESLPPEKEIRDIFHSFNRMAVQLRDREEQLVQSKKLAALGTMLAGVAHEVNNPLSNISSSCEILLEELDEADREWQRSLLKKVLEQVEKARNIVLNLLEFSRSKEFNKERSNLKQLVDKTVSLLQAQIPAGVLVETQADEKVWVDADRQRLEQVFMNLILNAVQAIEGEGTVKVRVLAAKDGMVSVRIKDTGKGIAEEDLPRIFDPFFTTKDVGKGTGLGLFIAHDIVVRHKGTIRVESAQGKGTTFLVNIPTSESAA; this is translated from the coding sequence ATGCGAGCGACCCGTTTCAGCATCAGGCACAAGGTGATCATCGGCGTCGCGGCCGTCTATCTTTTGATGGCAGCCGCGATAACCGGCAGCTATTACTTTATGCGCCTGTTGGAAGACAAAATCGGCTACCTCGAAGACGTCAGCAAACTGGAGGAGTCTGTCCTTGAAATGCGCCGCTTTGAAAAGAACTTCTTTCTATACGGAGATAGCCAATCCCTCCGCACGGCTCTTTACCATCTGGAGAGAGTCAAGGGCCTGTTGGCCAAAAACGTTAACAAAATCATTGGACTTTCGTCTCCGGAAATGACCTCGGAGTTTGCCCGAGAGTTGGATGATTACCAACGCCTGTTGCAGGAATGCTCGAATCTTGCCGGTGAAGCGACATGCCCTCCCGAAGCTCGATCGGGATACGAGACGAAGATAAGAACGACAGGATCTTCGATCGCACAGTTTTCTGAAACCGTGGCCAAACGAAAACGGGATTCCATCAAGCAGACGATGAGCACCACCGTGCAGCTTCTTTGGCTGGGCTTTGCCGTGGTTGGGATCGGACTTGCGGCGGTGGGGAGCTTCCTCTTGGTGAAGGTTACCAAGCCCTTGAAACTACTGGAGAACAGCACTGAAAAGATAGCCAGAGGCGATTTTGAGCCTATTGAAAGTCTGCCCCCCGAAAAGGAAATCCGTGACATCTTCCATTCCTTTAACAGGATGGCGGTTCAACTGAGAGACCGCGAAGAGCAACTCGTCCAGTCCAAGAAGCTTGCCGCGCTTGGAACCATGCTCGCCGGAGTTGCCCATGAGGTGAACAATCCGCTCTCCAACATCTCGTCCTCGTGCGAAATCCTCTTGGAAGAGCTGGACGAAGCGGACCGGGAATGGCAGAGAAGCCTTCTGAAAAAAGTGCTGGAACAGGTTGAAAAGGCACGCAACATTGTTTTGAACCTTCTGGAGTTCTCAAGAAGCAAGGAGTTCAACAAAGAGCGCTCGAACCTCAAACAGCTCGTAGACAAGACAGTCAGCCTCCTCCAAGCGCAAATCCCCGCGGGAGTACTCGTTGAAACCCAGGCGGACGAAAAGGTGTGGGTCGATGCCGACCGGCAGAGGCTGGAGCAGGTTTTCATGAATTTGATCTTGAACGCTGTTCAGGCCATCGAAGGCGAAGGAACGGTCAAGGTCAGGGTCTTGGCCGCCAAAGACGGCATGGTGAGCGTACGAATAAAGGATACCGGCAAAGGGATTGCCGAGGAGGACCTTCCCAGAATATTCGACCCATTTTTCACTACCAAGGACGTGGGCAAGGGAACCGGATTGGGTCTCTTCATCGCCCATGACATAGTCGTCAGACATAAAGGCACGATTCGAGTGGAAAGCGCGCAGGGAAAAGGAACCACCTTCTTGGTCAACATACCGACCTCGGAGTCTGCCGCATGA
- a CDS encoding universal stress protein, with the protein MKVLVGIDKSQESHIALAYACHLLEHFNAAVRALYVKPDEAQIAAESFYAPFFAKDGLENWIDSEALQIQKEALEQCEYCLAGKVPCHPTIDTGDPVDKILEYAYEGDYDMIVLGSHGRSSLRGFLLGTVHSKILHHAKRPVLIVRDFREINRVLVAYRGTNCDQAALKFIAPLFARKKPPITILHVQEAGRGETDEAAQACLLNGGETLKEFGHVPVTKTVKGEFVEEVLKEARGSLYDLIVLGAYGHKRPKILQLISDEALNLVRSTTRPVLVFRDNGSSEEE; encoded by the coding sequence ATGAAAGTTCTGGTCGGAATTGACAAGAGCCAGGAGTCACACATTGCCTTGGCATATGCGTGTCATCTGCTCGAACACTTTAATGCCGCGGTTCGCGCACTTTACGTCAAGCCGGATGAGGCACAAATCGCGGCGGAGAGTTTTTACGCCCCCTTTTTCGCAAAAGACGGCCTGGAAAACTGGATAGACTCCGAGGCGCTTCAAATACAAAAAGAGGCTCTGGAACAGTGTGAATATTGCCTGGCGGGAAAAGTGCCATGCCACCCGACCATCGATACGGGTGACCCGGTAGATAAGATACTGGAATACGCCTACGAGGGCGATTACGACATGATCGTCCTTGGGTCCCATGGGCGTTCCTCGCTCAGAGGCTTCTTGTTGGGTACGGTCCATTCCAAGATCCTCCACCACGCGAAAAGGCCTGTGTTGATCGTGCGCGACTTCCGCGAGATCAACCGCGTGTTGGTGGCTTACAGAGGAACTAATTGCGATCAAGCTGCCTTGAAGTTCATTGCCCCGCTTTTTGCCAGAAAAAAACCCCCGATTACAATCCTGCATGTCCAGGAAGCCGGCCGCGGCGAGACCGATGAAGCCGCCCAAGCCTGCCTCCTGAACGGGGGTGAGACTTTGAAAGAGTTCGGCCACGTGCCGGTCACCAAGACAGTCAAAGGTGAATTTGTAGAGGAAGTTCTGAAGGAGGCCAGGGGGTCGCTTTACGATTTGATAGTTCTCGGGGCCTACGGGCACAAAAGGCCAAAGATCCTGCAACTGATAAGCGATGAGGCACTGAACCTCGTCCGGTCCACGACTAGGCCCGTGCTTGTATTCAGAGACAACGGCTCAAGCGAGGAAGAATAG
- a CDS encoding transposase, whose translation EEEFKKELEQYIYYYNNLRPHQALGGKTPLEFLESCPRIT comes from the coding sequence GAAGAAGAGTTCAAAAAGGAACTCGAACAGTACATCTACTACTACAACAACCTAAGACCGCATCAAGCCCTAGGGGGGAAAACTCCCCTAGAATTCCTCGAGTCTTGTCCACGAATTACTTGA
- a CDS encoding carbonic anhydrase — translation MAQRSVSAQEAITLLQEGNSRFAMGWPQRPNQQAERRFETSEKGQHPVAGIITCTDSRVPPEILFDRGIGDLFVVRVAGNVAGVSEMGSIEYAIEHLGVPLVIVMGHSQCGAVTAVAENHEVHGSIAELAKKISPAVAKTKNDHPALTGKALVEEAAHANVWQTIEDLFRHSLAIKHAVKEGSVEVVAAYYDIRDGKVTWMGKHPQQDRLLGGE, via the coding sequence ATGGCTCAGCGAAGTGTGTCGGCACAGGAAGCTATCACGCTCCTGCAGGAGGGAAATTCCCGGTTTGCCATGGGCTGGCCCCAACGGCCAAACCAGCAAGCGGAAAGACGATTCGAGACCAGCGAAAAGGGACAACATCCCGTAGCCGGGATCATTACGTGCACCGACTCCAGAGTTCCCCCTGAGATTCTTTTTGATCGAGGAATCGGGGACTTATTCGTGGTACGAGTGGCAGGGAATGTCGCGGGCGTTAGTGAAATGGGTTCCATAGAGTATGCCATCGAACACCTGGGCGTTCCTCTCGTAATTGTCATGGGCCATTCGCAGTGCGGAGCAGTGACTGCGGTAGCGGAAAATCACGAGGTGCACGGAAGCATCGCGGAACTTGCCAAGAAGATATCACCGGCAGTCGCAAAGACCAAAAACGACCATCCTGCCCTGACAGGAAAGGCCCTGGTAGAAGAAGCCGCGCACGCGAACGTCTGGCAGACCATCGAAGACCTGTTCCGCCACAGCCTTGCGATAAAACACGCAGTGAAGGAAGGCTCTGTGGAAGTTGTCGCCGCGTACTACGACATCAGAGACGGGAAGGTCACGTGGATGGGAAAACACCCGCAACAGGACCGCCTGTTGGGAGGGGAATGA
- the lon gene encoding endopeptidase La, giving the protein MAFFRKQQEERPSMPQELIDLRASIDEARLPENVAAVAVKELERLEKTDPSAAEYAVGLNYIDYLISLPWNRHTDDNLDLNRAEQILDRHHYGLRHAKQRVLEYLAVRALRNMRQFRVLVVDDEEISRANIEHIMRKEGYQVSTAGNGAEALEQVKKEQFDLIVTDLKMEKVDGMQLLESIKQLSPSTAIIMVTGYATVDSAVDALTKGAAYYLTKPFKLDELRSTVNKVLEKKRHALFTRGPILCFAGPPGTGKTSIGQAIAEAMERKFARFSLAGLRDEAELRGHRRTYVGAMPGRIISEIRKLSLRNPVFMLDEIDKIGQDFRGDPASVLLEILDPEQNRYFTDHYLDVPFDLSAVMFIATANMVQSLPAALLDRLEIINFPGYTEAEKSRIAADYLIPRQLRESGLHDQGITFTDEAVTRIIRDYTAEAGLRNLEREIANVCRKLALIQLKQGAASCPVSVDEKLVAHFLGPRKFRHEVAEADNQIGVVTGLVWTEFGGEIIFVEASRMKGSQQLILTGSLGDVLRESAQTALSYIRGHADRFEIDPDFFSNSDIHVHIPAGAIPKDGPSAGVTIALALISLLTRRPARRDVALSGEITLSGRVLPVSGIREKVLAAQRAGVRVVVFPGKNEADIADVPDQAKEGLKIIMSEDIAGLVELVLLPHGASSAKPDA; this is encoded by the coding sequence ATGGCTTTTTTCCGAAAACAACAGGAAGAGAGGCCCTCAATGCCTCAGGAGCTTATCGATCTGAGGGCGTCGATTGATGAGGCTCGGCTCCCTGAAAACGTCGCTGCTGTGGCCGTAAAAGAGCTGGAACGCCTCGAAAAGACAGACCCTTCTGCTGCGGAGTACGCGGTGGGCCTGAACTACATTGACTATCTGATTTCTCTTCCCTGGAATCGCCACACCGACGACAACTTGGACCTGAACAGGGCGGAACAAATATTGGACCGGCACCACTACGGGTTGCGCCACGCAAAACAGCGAGTGCTGGAGTATCTTGCCGTTCGAGCATTGAGGAATATGAGGCAATTCAGAGTCCTGGTGGTCGATGACGAAGAAATATCCCGCGCCAACATCGAACACATCATGCGCAAGGAGGGGTACCAGGTCTCCACAGCAGGCAACGGAGCTGAGGCGCTGGAGCAGGTGAAAAAGGAGCAGTTCGATCTCATCGTTACAGATTTGAAAATGGAAAAAGTGGATGGGATGCAGCTCTTGGAATCTATTAAGCAACTGTCTCCTAGTACCGCAATTATCATGGTCACGGGCTACGCCACGGTGGACTCAGCCGTGGATGCGCTTACAAAAGGCGCTGCTTACTACCTTACCAAACCTTTCAAGCTGGATGAGCTGCGCTCGACGGTCAACAAGGTCCTTGAGAAGAAACGGCATGCTCTGTTTACCAGAGGACCCATTCTATGTTTCGCCGGTCCCCCCGGCACCGGCAAGACTTCCATCGGACAGGCCATTGCCGAAGCTATGGAACGGAAATTCGCTCGGTTCTCGCTCGCAGGTCTCAGAGACGAAGCGGAACTGCGCGGCCACCGAAGGACCTACGTGGGAGCCATGCCTGGGCGCATAATCAGTGAAATCAGAAAACTGTCTCTAAGGAATCCGGTTTTCATGTTGGATGAGATCGACAAGATCGGCCAGGATTTCAGAGGCGATCCCGCGTCGGTACTCCTTGAGATACTGGACCCGGAGCAGAACCGGTATTTTACCGACCATTACCTCGATGTTCCGTTTGATCTGTCAGCCGTAATGTTCATCGCAACCGCCAACATGGTACAGAGTCTTCCCGCAGCGCTGCTCGACCGGCTGGAAATTATTAATTTTCCGGGGTACACGGAAGCGGAGAAGAGCCGGATTGCAGCAGACTACCTGATACCTCGCCAACTGAGAGAGAGCGGATTGCACGATCAGGGCATAACTTTCACGGATGAAGCCGTGACCAGGATTATAAGGGATTACACCGCAGAAGCCGGGTTGCGCAACCTGGAGCGGGAGATTGCAAACGTCTGCAGAAAGTTGGCTTTGATTCAGTTGAAACAGGGGGCCGCATCCTGCCCTGTCAGCGTGGATGAAAAGCTGGTCGCTCATTTCCTGGGACCGCGGAAATTCCGTCATGAAGTCGCCGAGGCCGACAATCAAATCGGGGTAGTTACCGGCCTGGTTTGGACGGAATTCGGTGGTGAAATTATTTTTGTTGAAGCAAGCCGCATGAAGGGGAGCCAACAGCTAATCCTGACGGGCTCCTTGGGCGATGTGCTCAGGGAATCGGCTCAGACTGCGCTAAGTTACATTCGAGGCCATGCAGATCGTTTTGAGATCGATCCTGATTTTTTTTCCAACAGTGACATCCACGTGCATATTCCTGCCGGGGCCATACCCAAAGACGGTCCTTCCGCGGGGGTAACAATCGCTTTGGCCCTCATTTCGCTGCTTACCAGGCGGCCGGCTCGCCGCGACGTGGCGCTCAGCGGCGAGATCACTTTAAGCGGGCGTGTTTTGCCTGTAAGCGGCATTCGAGAAAAGGTGCTGGCTGCGCAAAGGGCCGGGGTCAGGGTTGTGGTATTTCCCGGCAAAAACGAGGCGGACATAGCCGACGTGCCTGACCAAGCTAAAGAAGGTCTGAAAATAATAATGTCCGAGGATATCGCGGGGCTGGTGGAGCTGGTGCTACTGCCTCATGGAGCGTCTTCTGCCAAGCCCGATGCCTAG
- a CDS encoding antibiotic biosynthesis monooxygenase, translating into MISRHWKGVAKPGQADNYIHHLKTDTFPKLLGIDGFVKASILTRPVEQGTEFLIVTEWESIEAIKAFAGEKADVAVVPQVVQDMMVDYDRQVRHYEITETYTRE; encoded by the coding sequence ATGATATCGAGGCATTGGAAAGGCGTTGCCAAGCCCGGCCAAGCTGACAATTATATTCACCATCTCAAGACCGACACGTTTCCGAAGCTGTTAGGAATTGACGGGTTCGTCAAAGCATCCATCCTGACAAGGCCGGTGGAGCAAGGCACGGAGTTTCTGATCGTAACGGAGTGGGAGTCGATTGAGGCCATTAAGGCTTTTGCAGGCGAGAAAGCAGACGTTGCGGTGGTTCCCCAAGTGGTTCAGGACATGATGGTTGATTATGACAGGCAGGTCAGGCATTACGAGATTACAGAAACATACACGCGCGAGTAA
- a CDS encoding addiction module protein, with protein sequence MRVSDIPEIDRPSTPEKILLVEDLWDSIAANESSVPVPQSHIDELDRRIKGYKSHQSNLLSLGKLRGRIENRK encoded by the coding sequence ATGCGCGTGAGCGATATTCCTGAAATTGACCGACCAAGTACACCGGAGAAGATCCTGTTGGTTGAAGATCTATGGGACAGCATCGCAGCTAACGAATCCAGTGTGCCTGTACCCCAGAGCCACATCGATGAATTGGACAGGCGTATCAAGGGCTACAAGTCTCATCAGAGCAACCTCTTGTCTCTAGGGAAACTCCGCGGCCGGATAGAGAACCGGAAATAA
- a CDS encoding sulfite exporter TauE/SafE family protein, whose translation MHDLALEGAKFIDLTWVNVAFLFTVGFVGGLVSGFIGSGGAFVLTPGMMSLGVPAAVAVASNMCHKFPKAMVGAYKRFKYGQVDLKLGIVMAASATVGVQAGIKIQEMILARWGEAGSNLYVSLSFVAVLVVVGGYVFWDAQKASKSGGEEIVPALAKKLQHINLPPMIYFKTAGVRISLWFTVPVGFATGLLAATIAVGGFVGVPGMIYVVGASGLVSSASELVIAFIMGFGGTVKWAVHGMVDIRLTLIILAGSLLGVQLGAIGTTYVKEHMIKMVMGTIMLIVAISRALAVPEYLTQLGLMSMEKSTLTVLNVVSFATMCLGLAVGAFIILGSMVKAKRATYAATPPTVENYEHV comes from the coding sequence ATGCACGATTTAGCGTTGGAAGGAGCCAAATTCATCGACCTTACCTGGGTCAATGTGGCCTTCCTGTTTACAGTGGGATTTGTCGGAGGTCTCGTCAGCGGCTTCATCGGATCAGGCGGAGCGTTTGTTTTGACCCCGGGAATGATGAGCCTCGGGGTCCCGGCTGCTGTTGCCGTAGCGAGCAACATGTGTCACAAGTTCCCGAAAGCCATGGTTGGCGCGTACAAAAGGTTTAAATACGGACAAGTGGACCTGAAACTGGGCATCGTCATGGCCGCTTCGGCCACGGTAGGCGTTCAGGCAGGTATAAAAATACAAGAGATGATCCTTGCCCGATGGGGAGAAGCCGGATCAAACCTGTACGTCAGCTTGTCATTTGTGGCGGTGTTGGTTGTGGTCGGCGGGTACGTGTTCTGGGACGCGCAAAAGGCCTCCAAGTCAGGGGGCGAAGAAATAGTGCCGGCCCTGGCCAAGAAACTTCAACACATTAATCTTCCCCCCATGATCTATTTTAAAACGGCCGGTGTGAGGATCTCCTTGTGGTTCACCGTTCCGGTAGGTTTTGCCACGGGTTTGCTTGCGGCCACTATAGCCGTGGGCGGATTCGTCGGAGTGCCGGGGATGATCTATGTGGTCGGCGCTTCGGGGTTGGTATCATCGGCCTCGGAGCTGGTAATAGCCTTCATCATGGGATTCGGTGGAACCGTAAAGTGGGCGGTGCACGGCATGGTGGACATCAGGCTCACTTTGATCATTCTTGCCGGGTCTCTTCTTGGTGTTCAGTTAGGGGCCATAGGAACCACTTATGTGAAAGAGCACATGATCAAAATGGTCATGGGTACCATCATGCTCATAGTGGCAATCAGTCGAGCGCTGGCGGTGCCGGAATACTTGACCCAATTGGGCCTTATGTCCATGGAAAAGTCGACTTTGACCGTCCTCAACGTGGTCAGCTTCGCAACTATGTGTCTAGGGCTGGCCGTAGGGGCTTTCATAATCCTGGGGAGCATGGTGAAGGCCAAAAGAGCGACCTACGCGGCGACCCCACCGACTGTGGAAAATTATGAGCATGTTTAG
- a CDS encoding sigma-54-dependent Fis family transcriptional regulator, with translation MNNPPRILIIDDEEMALMNLDHILKKQGYEIVTADTGPKGLNILKNDRFDVVLTDLKMEKVDGMRILEECRQSHPHCEVIMITGYATVDSAIEAMKKGAYHYVSKPYRIDAVRKIVAEALEKIRLRQENVQLKQDLKRFQEAGQVKIITKDPALMRILETAKQIAPTDCNVLITGESGTGKELLARFVHEHSRRGDGPLMAVNCGTFNEELLSNELFGHEKGAYTGAVVGKPGIIELASRGTLFLDEITEMSTNMQAKLLRVIQERQLMKVGGTATITVDVRFIAATNRNIYEAIHANEFRKDLYYRLNVVSLDLPPLAMRKSDIPLLAQFFLEKHSKLMRRTTPTLSREVSEILKHYDFPGNVRELENIIERGIALATDDVIEPRHLPDDIKDFRITTFRRKDGGLPTLEEQEIRYIKQVLEETGGNKTAAADTLGIDRVSLWRKIKRYGLE, from the coding sequence ATGAACAACCCGCCAAGAATACTCATAATCGACGATGAAGAAATGGCCCTCATGAACCTGGACCATATACTCAAGAAACAGGGATATGAGATCGTTACAGCGGACACAGGCCCCAAAGGGCTGAATATTCTAAAAAACGATCGCTTCGACGTGGTGCTCACCGACCTGAAGATGGAAAAAGTTGACGGCATGAGAATTCTCGAAGAATGCCGCCAGAGCCACCCACACTGTGAAGTGATAATGATAACGGGTTATGCAACGGTGGATTCTGCAATCGAAGCAATGAAGAAAGGGGCTTATCACTACGTGTCAAAGCCCTACCGAATAGACGCGGTGCGCAAGATCGTGGCCGAAGCACTGGAAAAGATCCGCTTAAGGCAAGAAAATGTGCAGTTGAAGCAGGATTTGAAACGGTTTCAAGAAGCAGGACAGGTTAAGATTATCACGAAAGATCCGGCCCTGATGAGGATCTTGGAAACCGCGAAACAAATCGCGCCGACGGACTGTAACGTTCTCATTACCGGAGAATCCGGTACCGGCAAGGAGCTGCTGGCCAGGTTCGTCCACGAACACAGCCGCCGCGGCGACGGGCCTCTGATGGCTGTCAATTGCGGGACCTTCAACGAGGAATTGCTATCCAACGAACTGTTCGGACATGAGAAAGGGGCGTACACGGGAGCAGTAGTCGGCAAGCCGGGAATCATCGAGCTGGCAAGCCGAGGCACCTTGTTCCTGGATGAAATCACGGAGATGTCCACCAACATGCAGGCGAAACTTCTCAGGGTCATCCAGGAGAGGCAGCTCATGAAAGTTGGAGGGACCGCTACCATCACCGTGGACGTTCGGTTCATCGCCGCGACGAACCGCAATATCTACGAAGCCATCCACGCTAACGAATTCCGCAAAGACCTGTATTACAGGCTCAACGTGGTGTCTCTGGATCTCCCTCCTCTCGCGATGCGCAAAAGCGACATACCGCTGCTGGCACAATTCTTTCTGGAGAAGCACTCCAAACTCATGCGGCGGACTACACCGACCTTGTCGCGAGAAGTCTCCGAGATCCTGAAACACTACGATTTCCCCGGAAACGTGAGAGAGCTGGAGAACATCATCGAACGCGGCATAGCCCTGGCTACCGACGATGTGATCGAACCGAGGCATCTACCGGATGACATAAAGGATTTCAGAATTACCACATTCAGGCGCAAAGACGGGGGCCTGCCGACTCTTGAGGAGCAGGAAATACGTTACATCAAACAGGTTTTGGAAGAAACCGGAGGAAACAAGACCGCCGCAGCGGACACACTCGGTATAGACAGAGTTTCATTGTGGCGAAAGATCAAGCGCTACGGATTGGAATAG
- a CDS encoding universal stress protein, whose translation MFSRIIVAVDGSESSYHALRQACRLARAEGGAIRVIAVTPPYEGELRLVGVRQHVAEMVSEPYKKALAKSVEIADSLGISVQTVLEQGEPHEQIVNAAESLGCDLIVVGVRGCNPAEKLLMGSMTARVIGCSHIDVLVVPGDKQIATDSILVAVDGSEFGKVAAKRAFDLQKSYGSRVLVISVADVPEHLYGLDAGVAQGMIDRARKNLEDVGKEADSVAAKAEMLLHEGDPARIITEIATKMTVGMVIVGSHGHTRFKRLLMGSVTERVIGNAPCPILITRN comes from the coding sequence ATGTTTAGCCGGATAATCGTGGCGGTTGACGGCTCTGAATCATCTTATCATGCCTTGAGGCAAGCCTGCCGGCTTGCTCGTGCCGAGGGAGGCGCCATCAGAGTGATAGCGGTGACGCCTCCGTACGAAGGGGAACTTCGACTTGTTGGAGTTCGGCAGCACGTGGCGGAAATGGTAAGCGAGCCTTACAAAAAGGCCCTCGCCAAGTCGGTTGAGATAGCCGACTCTCTTGGGATTTCAGTTCAGACCGTTCTTGAACAGGGCGAACCTCACGAGCAAATTGTCAATGCCGCCGAGTCCCTGGGATGCGATTTGATAGTCGTGGGTGTCAGAGGATGCAACCCGGCGGAGAAGCTGCTGATGGGGAGCATGACGGCAAGAGTCATAGGGTGCAGCCACATTGATGTCCTGGTGGTCCCTGGAGACAAACAAATCGCGACGGACAGCATCCTTGTGGCGGTTGACGGCTCCGAGTTCGGCAAAGTCGCGGCGAAACGAGCATTCGATTTGCAGAAATCCTATGGAAGCAGAGTTCTGGTCATATCCGTGGCAGATGTTCCCGAACACCTTTACGGGTTGGACGCCGGTGTAGCTCAGGGAATGATTGACAGGGCTCGCAAGAACCTGGAAGATGTTGGAAAGGAAGCTGATTCAGTTGCAGCCAAGGCCGAAATGCTATTGCACGAAGGCGACCCTGCAAGAATAATTACTGAAATCGCTACGAAGATGACCGTGGGAATGGTCATCGTGGGATCACACGGGCACACTCGTTTCAAGCGCCTTCTCATGGGAAGCGTTACAGAGCGCGTTATTGGCAATGCCCCGTGTCCAATATTGATAACAAGAAACTGA